One part of the Vicia villosa cultivar HV-30 ecotype Madison, WI linkage group LG6, Vvil1.0, whole genome shotgun sequence genome encodes these proteins:
- the LOC131614753 gene encoding uncharacterized protein LOC131614753 — MNTVKKLKSESTELPDCVISHIFSKLSLKTLVKTSALSKQWYHEWELRKDLNFDLPNIFDYNTVPVLLKTLPLFQHLQSQFAASLDNFMQKYHGDMISSIRVNFPLGVDHTYAIDGLIHKGVLKGANRIELLFGYDTDLKIQPYKFLFPFLSGTSSVTYLHLQNCHIAAPMKFSGLKNLRTLVLHLVPLKQSMFRDLFFNCIHLENFTLNECTFLSDLRIRSTTLLHLNIDCGRIITKATNARKIDIIASNLLSIEYSSKCIYSSRLHILNIKSHTLSQFNYRCIQISKLVNFSGLKNVTTIVLDGLREYLQIDVVTLLFSKCPQFEDVTFKECDFWCDMKLISSKLRNLSIIDCHFRNHDSHKIDIDALNLSSFEYRVHNCTRPIISVEAPKLLKVFWDAGIGEINVYSFGTIAKLHQVENLTMNMGFSQITKLTKDVVGFQNLRHLELFIVGPYNPNMDYFWILDIAMASQHLQKLSLTIKNGHTKISHLVGAQRQRRKYVRFFHNGLKYVELHGCVCSINVIELATHLLRSAVLLKKITFSSRHNSYIGAGAWTNKGSNGCCWFERNLIHKHLKDEVNEQCQLVIL; from the exons ATGAATACCGTTAAGAAACTCAAGAGTGAGTCGACTGAGTTGCCTGATTGTGTTATATCGCATATCTTTTCCAAGTTAAGTTTGAAGACTTTGGTGAAAACCAGTGCTTTGTCCAAACAATGGTATCACGAATGGGAATTAAGGAAGGACCTCAATTTTGATCTTCCTAACATCTTTGACTATAATACAGTTCCAGTGTTACTAAAAACCCTTCCACTCTTTCAACaccttcaatctcaatttgctGCAAGTTTAGATAATTTCATGCAGAAATACCATGGTGACATGATCAGTTCAATCCGAGTAAATTTTCCATTAGGTGTCGATCATACTTATGCCATTGATGGATTGATTCACAAAGGAGTTCTTAAGGGTGCCAATCGTATTGAGCTCCTCTTCGGATATGATACTGATTTAAAAATACAGCCATACAAATTTTTATTTCCTTTCTTGTCTGGCACTAGTTCTGTGACATATCTGCACCTACAGAACTGCCACATAGCAGCACCTATGAAATTTTCTGGATTGAAGAATTTGAGAACTCTTGTGTTGCATCTCGTTCCTTTGAAGCAGAGTATGTTTCGGGACCTGTTTTTTAACTGCATCCATCTTGAGAACTT tactcttAACGAATGTACCTTCTTATCTGATTTAAGAATAAGGAGTACAACATTGCTTCATTTGAACATTGACTGCGGGCGTATCATTACAAAGGCCACAAATGCGAGAAAAATTGATATCATTGCATCTAATCTCTTATCCATTGAATATTCTTCAAAGTGTATCTATTCAAGCAGATTGCACATATTGAACATTAAGTCTCATACCTTATCCCAGTTTAACTACAGATGTATTCAAATTTCTAAACTTGTTAACTTTTCTGGACTGAAAAATGTGACAACAATTGTGTTGGATGGACTCCGTGAATATCTTCAAATTGATGTCGTAACTCTTTTGTTTTCCAAATGTCCCCAATTTGAAGATGTCACCTTTAAGGAATGCGATTTCTGGTGTGATATGAAACTTATCAGTTCAAAGCTGCGTAATTTGAGCATAATTGATTGTCACTTTCGGAATCATGATTCTCATAAGATAGATATTGATGCTTTGAATCTCTCATCCTTTGAATATAGAGTTCACAATTGCACGAGGCCCATAATCTCTGTCGAGGCTCCAAAGTTATTGAAGGTTTTTTGGGATGCAGGTATCGGAGAGATAAATGTATATAGCTTTGGTACAATTGCAAAATTACATCAGGTTGAGAATTTAACTATGAATATGGGGTTTTCACAG ATAACCAAGTTAACGAAGGATGTGGTTGGATTTCAAAATCTTAGACATTTGGAATTATTTATTGTTGGTCCATATAATCCTAATATGGATTACTTTTGGATTTTAGATATTGCAATGGCTTCTCAGCATCTCCAAAAACTTTCTCTAACA ATTAAAAATGGACATACGAAAATATCACATTTGGTTGGAGCTCAGAGACAAAGAAGAAAGTATGTCAGGTTTTTTCACAATGGTTTAAAATATGTGGAATTACATGGCTGTGTTTGCTCCATAAATGTAATTGAGTTAGCAACTCATCTATTGAGGAGTGCGGTTTTGCTTAAGAAAATTACTTTCAGTTCTCGTCACAATTCCTATATAGGTGCTGGAGCATGGACTAACAAGGGCTCCAATGGTTGTTGTTGGTTTGAACGGAATCTTATTCATAAGCATCTTAAAGATGAAGTAAATGAACAATGTCAACTCGTGATTTTGTag